The stretch of DNA taccatcgagtccgagcaaattttgccggtgtggtttagacacagtgaaaaTGTCAACAATGTAGGATATCTCTACAAACGATCATCAAGGAAACAATTGCATGGCGATTGAATGTTTCGTCGTCTTTTCCTTTTCACAAGTCATCCTGCAATTTACAATGTACTAAATATAGTTACATGGGTGCGGTAAAATCACAAACAGATATTGAGCTCCAATTAGACAACAGCAATTTTCCATAAATAGTTGATTAAAAACGCCTTTTAAGGAGATACATGTgattgctaaaaatagcatttCTGCCAATGGTACCAACATTAAGTACTTTATAAtcaagattcaagattctttatttctcaaACACCATAAAGTTACAATGGTACAAAGAAGTTCATCAAAAGTTATATACATAACATTAACACACATGACAAGATgagatgaaaatataatataaaataaaataaacagtagtAGCGAAAAGTGGTGATTAACCAGGAAGACTTGCTTACAAAGTTATAACCCTGATAAATTTGCACAgcttttttaacttatttttaatttttaactgaaatagttTTCAAACTTTGGTTTGTTACATCTGTGCAAGAAAAAAGTGTCCAAATATTGTGCTATAAAATTTGCCAAAGAACTACACTGCAAAATATAGTGAAATTCATCACCAATCTCGTTAAATTGCAATATCTAAAGTTACGTTCAATTTTATTCCATCTACCAGTTTCGATGGGTAACTTGTGGATACCCGTTCCAAATCTACAATATGTTATTCTATCTTTATCActtaaaatattcagatattcctcaaattcaaaattttgtttaaagaaTTTGTAGGCTGAATCTTTTGATGAACAGTCAATATCAGCTCTCCAATTTTGTTGAAACTGAtcaaataacttttgttttaaactaaTACCCAACCATTTAGAATTGAAATTTCCTTGTGACAACCATATATTACTATATCCACATTTATCTAATGTATCTTTAATGTATTTCAACCAATATGACCTAAATTGGTTGTCAGAATTCTTCAACAAAATGTTTCTGTATAATATTTTACCAATCCTGTTATCATCCCCATTTACCATTATTGACCAAAAATTAACCATTCACAGCTGTATATATGAAGATCTTTGATAAATACCAAGTTCACCATACATCATAAAATTAGGTGTCGACTTCTTCGGgtttaataaaagtttaaaaaatttaaagtgctCTCTTTCTATAATATCAGTATTGCTGAAACCCCAAATCTCACACCCATATAGgagaatttttcacaattttatcaaatagatcATATTGTGATTGCACTGACAAGTTGTGTAACCTCCCTTTTTTCAAtactttatacattttgctttattTGCTTTTCTAACTAAAATTTTCTTAGCACTCATAAATCTGCACAGTCACTCTGCTCATCTAGGATTGTGATTGGATTATCGCCCTTTCCTTTGCTTCCTTTTGCTTATGTCAATCTGCTCATTCGCTGTAATGCCATTTTAAAGAAGTTTGATAATTCTTCTCTTGTCTTGGACGAAGTTAGTATCATGTTTAATTATTTGAGGCACATGCGACAGACGTATTTCAGATAGAGTGAGCCAATGGCTTCCTCTCTTGCTAATCAAAATACTAATGAATAGAAGTCTAGAACTTGAATTGGTTATGTATGAGATTCATTCCTTTAtgcatttaaatacatttttgttaaactAATTTTGTAGTTCACAGAAAATAATTGTCCGTGGACACATTTATCTACCTCCGATGTTTGTTGTCTAAATGTAGTCCCCTTTTAATTCAGAGGTGTCTTTTTAACGATATGtttgatttttgtattatttgtttgtatttaacaCTTATAGAGTAATTTGGTCGGTAAATAAAGTTGTGATTTCCTCTTCTCTGACTTCATTCTTATGATTGTCCTTATATTTAGTGTTACAAGGAGCGAATGAACTCATGGACTTTTctgaataatttatattttaagggGAAAGCGGAAATGTTTGTTCACACCAAATCGTATTGCAAAAAGCAGCCAGTAAGAATATTTTTAATCGCATTATGTTATAATAGACACATAAGGGGGGGAATGTTATCGGCCAAATTTCCTTATATTGAAAGCGCAACCTTTTTGTTAAGATGGAGGACTAACATTACTTCAATACCTTTCGATAATTGTCTTTTCTATAGTCTTTGCTAGTTATACTTGCTAGAATGTTTACTGCTTAATTGAAGTGACTGAAAGAAATGGAACTGCCAGGGTTTTTTTGTGATTAATCCTTTAATGTTCAAAAGATCCGTTCGTGTATCACAAAGATTTATCAATAACAGTCATATGCCGAACTCAACAGTAAACACATATACGACAAGTATATCTTTGAATACTATTTATCAGGAGAATGACAAAAACTTTGGaaggcaaaaaataaaaataacacggaaacaacaaataaacgtgaaacaaagaatacaaaacaaaaatggatGAAATAATCAGAATGTTAAAGACATTTAGCAAATAATGTCAAGCCAATGTTCTTCGTGATATCGAGTGCAAGTAACACCTAACACCAGCCAGGAGTCCAATATCCACCATAATTACTAGGTGCACTCTTCTGGTCGTTTCCTGGATAATCGGCAGGTACCATATCCTTCTTGTATTCTTCCATTCGGGAGTTTagctttttatatatttctctttcTTTCCAAAACAAATTGTTATGTTCATTAGGATCATCTATAAAGTAAATAAGTTATATCTGATTAAACTTTACGTCTGAtaattttggcatttgattatcCTTAAGATGAACATAAGTTattgtaaaaaatacaaattatatataattaaaaaaatataaaaattgacatCTGTTCGGTTTGCTCTGCATAAGTGAGAGACACATAGAAATGAGGAAACTTGATTAAATCAAGCACGCATATTTATACCGTCAGTTAGGACATAGACAAaccaatgttaaaaaaaaaccacataccTTTAAGATTATACAGCTGTGGAACTAAGGGAATTTCGTTAAATTGATCTGTATCTAGAATTGATTCATCTTCCGGTGGAGGATACCATCCATGATAAAGTCCGGGGTTACCCTCAATCAGTTTATAGTCACCCattctaaaaaaagaaacagaaaaagacagGTGAAAAGTTGTAAGTACTCCCCAAAACGCACATTTATTGACAGAAAATGAAAGCCATGTGTATAGTCCGTCTTGTATTTCAAGGGTTCACAATTGTTTGTTTGGAGGAACAAGGAAAAAGTAATATCATCagttattttttctctctttttttttgcaCATTCGGATATTTGGGTTATCATCTAAAAGATTACATGATAAAGCTAGGACTTTACCTGGGAGCATTTTGAGTTAGTACAGAGAAACCGAATGTTACCCAATACTTCCCCAGGAACCAACATAGACAGAAACAAGAacgtgtccccagtacacggatgcctcatccgcactatcattttctatgttcagtggaccgtcaaaatgggataaaatctctgatttggcattaaaattagaaagatcatatcataggaaacatgtttactaagtttcaagttgattggaaatTCAACtatatcaaaaactacctcgaccaaaaactttaacctgaatcgggacgaacggacgcacaaaccAAAacacataatgtccataaatggggaaTAAAAACATACTAATTTAGCTAAATGTAGCTTGGGGACGAATGCTTGGTATGTTTTCCTTTCCGATATTCCATTCATCCTTAAAATTCAGCCAAGGATTTACTTGACCCTGTCTCATTGCCAGTCTTGGAACAAATATGcccaataaaacaaacaaatattttaaaactatattttgaTTTCACTCGTTTAAAGCTATCATATGTTAAGATTGCTTCATCCAGAAAAATAATTTACTGCAAAACTAAGGatgataaaaattatattttgatctATTAAATCAAAATGAACTGTTATCACAGAAATATAGCtcgccttttttttattttgcaaatgctaatgttgaaatcaaaatagctataatactttaacatgtaaagGACGacatgaaaaaaatctatttaggataaaaaaaaaatttttacataatatccatattggtcaataaatgtttcccaaattaagttaggAGGGAGGTGAGTTGGGGAGTCAGTGAAAAACTATGGGAATTAAGTTTTTTCTccaacattgaacttttgataacGTCCCTAAGTTATGCAGATATTCAATGAACCGTGACTGAAGGTACAGGGCTGAACAATCCTCATGGTAACAATATTTGGTAATGCTTCTACAACTACATAAAAAATGCCATTGACATATCAAAAgttatttttagataaaaaaaaaacctgatataTGCAAATTAGGCTGTTTGTAAATATTGCATTGTCAGTGAACCTCACAATACCTTATGGCTGCGTGTCCTGTTAATTCGGGCGTTTTGTCGTCTAGATTGTATATAAATTCTGTTCGTTTCGAGGGGTTGTTATTTTGAAGACTATCCCACATGTCAATTCCATCAATAGAACTGtctgaagaaaaagaaaaacaaatcaacaTTATTTTAAGTGGTTGATGTTTACTCTCTTTATTTATAGTAGAGTAAAAGTCTACTGCAATTGGTTTAGTAGGTGgaatttacaaataaatgataACAACCGAGCATTTCATATCCAATTCATGGTACTTTTACGTCTATGTAAATTCTTATTTTTCGGTCTCAATTACTTTTATACTATGAAATCGGAATAAATCTTTtgtaattatttgtaaaaattaatatgTATTATACACACCTTGTTTTCAAATTATGCTATCTGTCTGGAATGTTCATGctatgtttaattttataaaattacttcatacaaattgtttttttttcaattgtcatCTTATAATAATGTATGTTGAAATAATTTGTCCCGATATTgcacaggcgcggatccagagggggggttccgggggttggaacccccctttttttggacgatcaatgcatttgaatggggacatgtaattggaacccccccttttttaaatggctggatccgcccttgtTGCATGTTCTTACCCAGTTTTACCCCAGCCGCAGACAAAATTGTTGGCATCCAATCAACTGCATGCATTAATCTACAAAATATAGTTATTGTCGGCAAGATATTTGACAATTGTGGAGACacttaaattgtaaaaaaaagcgGATTTCACATGAACGTTATTATCCTTCCAGACCCTACATTTGCAAGGCAAAATGTATGTCTCTATTCACTATGCCTTCATCTTTACTAGTGATAGTCCAAATTTCCTACATTTTGCTCCAGATGTCCAAATCTAGAAATCTACCTTTTATATCAGATTCATTGTTGATTtttcatcctgaatatgcataaaaagtaaaatcacaaaaatactgaactctaaggaaaattcaaaacgaaagttCTCAATCAAATGGCAGATTCATATGATTAAACatacaaacgaatggacaacaactggcatattcctgacttggtacaggcatttttaaactCGTTCATTCATTATTATAATCTAAATctttttaaaagtacatttttgaatacGATTCTATAATTTTGGaagattgatttttttctgataaaataacACGCacacaaaatgacaaaatgagtggttgttttttatttaaaagtaagaAGTGcattttttcctctttttttctcTCATTATTTTGAAAACGGTGCCTGTTAATGTCTTACCCTTTATATGTTGTACCATGATTTTTTATTCCTTTACCAGACACGAAAGCTGAAGCTCTAGTGCCTCCTTCATACACTGAAATCTTCGATCCTCTCAAAGGGTAATTGTTGCCAAAAAACTGAGGCCAGCCACCATTCTACAAAAAAAGTTTTAGATTAAGCAGATATACAATATCAACTCTACAAACATCCAATATGTTAAAATATGTAGTCATAGCAATAATTTACATTATACGTTCCACTACCTATtgacataatgaataaaaaaaggaaCTACTAAATAAAACTAATGTAGTATCGATTTCAGTCTTTCTACCTAAATACTCTGCTTGAGTAGTATTTGTTAGCTGCAAACGCATACGTTCTGTATATTGACTTCTAGTCTAGATGCCACCGTGATGTTAAAATGATAGTTGGTAAGATAATTTCGTTACACAGTGTTGTAGTGATCTAATACgattcggacgcatgaaattattaaacgtgttgttttcaatgttttacaTAACTAGATCGATACCTCTGCTtttggactatcagtccccgagggtatcatcagctcaataGTCAGTAcgtcggtactgacatgatttataacaaacctttctaaaattgtccgttataaattttgaaattataaagaaattaaggtttcaactccctcaggcgaagttgaccttagatgaatttggctatttgttttaggtattttttttttggtcatatagctcttcatctGTTTCGGTACCTATAACtccctcggatttcaaatgtttggctttgagcgttccgatgaaggtaaattcagaaatgcGCTTCGgaagcatgaaattattaaacgtgttgttttcaattcatTACATCActtggtcgatacctctgctggtggactatccgtccccgagggtatcatcagctcaatagtcagtacttcggcactgacatgatttataacaaacctttctaaaattgtccgttataaattttgaaattataaagaaactaaggtttcaactccctcaggcgaagttgaccttagatgaatttggctatttgttttaggtatttttttttggtcatatagctcttcatctGTTTCGGTACCTATAACTCCCtaggatttcaaatgtttggctttgagcgttccgaTGACGGTAAATTCAGAAATGCGCTTCGgaagcatgaaattattaaacgtgtcgTTTTCAATTCATTACATCActtggtcgatacctctgctggtggactatccgtccccgagggtatcatcagctcaatagtcagtacttcggcactgacatgatttataacatacctataatatgttgaaggccgtacattgacctataatggtttactttaataaattgttatttggatgaagagttgtgtcattggcactcacaccacatctttctatatctatctactgtctaaaattgtccgtttataaattttgaaattacaaactaaggtttcaacttctTCAGGCAAAGTTGAGCTTAGATTAATTTGGCTATTTGTTTTATGCCTTTTTGTCATATaactgtttcggtacttatacttccctcggatttcaaatatttggctttgggCGTTTCTGATAAAGGGTAACCAAGAAAAGCGTTTccgacgcatgaaattattaaacgtgttgttttaatttttttcccaaatgGAATGCATTGACGTCATACATATCATGATTATGGTGATACAGTGAGAGGACATACTAAATATATCAGAACTTCACTCCAATCCCATACACACTTTACTGACCCTATATATTTGGTATAAGTTCACTACCACACTAAGTCTTTCCATATGGTATTCATTGACCCGTTATATATCGTATGATTCTGTTTTCTGAGAAGGTTTTAAATCAGATTCATATCAATATGAAGATCGGCAAGTAAGGCTGCTTAATCATTAGATTACCGACAATTTTTCAACTGCCAATCCATCAAATTCGACAGAGAGTATGTGGGTGTTACTCACATCGGATGTAAATATAATCAGTGTGTTGTCAAAAAGACCGGCTTGCTTGAGAGATTCAGTAAGATTGCCTATGGCATCATCTAATGCTGTTACCATGCCTGTAAATATAAGTGAAAAGTTTAATATACAGAAACTCACTGCTAGTTTATTTCAATATACTCAAAACAAATGCATTTTCGGGTTTATACTTTTAAGTAACTGATTGATATAATAGAAAATCTaggtttatttttatacactacTGGAATTAACTCTGTGTTGTTAAGTCATAATGTTTTCTTACTGTAAATCTCAGCAAAGTTAGAGAAAGTTGTTCAGAAGTCATGAGATTATTCCTTGGAAAATATATGGATCAgattaattatatattattacaTATTGTATTAGACATATGGTAAGCAACATTACTAAAGCAAcattccgctatatagatgatgtcctttcactaaaaaaaaattagaatttggTTTTCTCCATTCTTTCAAACTTGAAATACAAGATACAACAGTCTGCCTCATATACCGGtattgacttgcatctagaaattgacaattatgGTCGGTTGAGAACATAACtctacgacaaaagagataattaaAGCTTCCCAATTTTTTAGCAACATATCAGCAGCATCTGTATATGCAGTATTATGAGTTTACATAATATCCCAGAGCTttcattttctatcatgatttccttagtAGAAGATTTCAGCTTACAAGGAGGCTATTGAAATAAGAGTCATAAGGAGTGAAGACAGAATTCAAATCATTCCTGCAAAAAATTTGCAGACTCCACATCCAATTGGCTTAACGTTACATATACCATTTGTTTCTCAGTTGACTACAGATCTGTTCAAATTCCTTAACCACAATCCTGTCCTCTTTTCgtcgaatatgacctaccgaattgaaCTAGTCACCGGGTTTGGTCTAAATGAGCAACACTTTGTATATTAAGTACTTTTAGTTAGTGAATTTTGTGTGCCCAACCTGACAAAGTAGCCAACAAAAGTGTAACAGTTATATTAATAGTAAAGTTAAGTTATATGAATTGCGTGTTGAACCATTAGGAATACATCTTTCGCTCCAATTCATTTTTCGAATTTGTGCTAAATTCGTCCTCGGTTTGTAAATGTCAGATTATCATTTGCTTAAATAATCTTACTTGTCATTGTCAAATTAGCAGATGTACTAGTCCCATGTGCTTAAATAATATGGTGaagtatacaataaaaaaaaagacatgcttGTAAAGTATTTTTCCTTACCTAAATATTTCCTCCTGCCTTCATTTTTTATCCAACTGTATTTATCTTCGTACGACTTAGGAACCTACAATCAgaatacaattttgttttctcATTTAGATTTATGATGACTCTTCATGATTTTAGGATATCGTCTTTTAAAAGATCTgttatattgaaaattgtataaTTGCTGTTATATTTCACTCGCTTCTAGTCCGTCAAATACCACTGTTTGCAGACATCCCCGTAATTATCTGCTTTGCGTACGTGGTGGCTGTGATTGTTTGCAAATTATCGTTACATAAAAACCTTCTTGCGCTTTTTATTAATTCCGTTTCTCGTTTATCAAACTTTCCCCTACTTTTAAGACAGCTATGctacacatattttgttttcgtttatgACACTGGTGTAATAAGCATACCTCTATTGGTTCGTGCACAGATTGGAAAGCATAATACAGAAATAAGGGTTGACTCTTATTGTGCGTTCTCAGTATTTCATCTGCACGCTTAGCGTATTCAAACTAAAATGAAAATACAAGGAAAATGAAAACATGTCGGATAATATTGTAAGTATACATTGTTCATTTGACAAATATTGGTTATTCGCAGATCCGTGTATATCTAAAATCTATTCATATGTTTTTCTTACATTTATTTTCCACTAGTAGATATTGGCAGAAATATGATTATTTCAGTGTAATTCTGGATAATTCAGGATATCCATTTTTGTACAAGTAGAATTCTTTGTTGGTAAtttaaaaacacacaataaaCTGAATAATCCTGACAGAAATCATAGCAAGCAAGCATGCATACCCCTCACTCCAGAATGAAAATCGAAGACTTTTAGTTACATTTGGATATATACCACACAACAGATAGATATTATAAACAAATGAGTGATCATAAACTGTCGAAGATGTCAGCAGCGATCATATACTTCTTTGTGCCTCATAACTCTACTTTATTATctgacattttattttcaataagatTGGCGTTATACGAAATCTTAAGTATACTCGAAGAAATATGTCAAAACGGATAAAGTACAGCAAAATAATTGATTCATGGTAAAGTGTTATTATGGTTAATATCACTTACTGTTGAATATTCTTTAGGTCTTATTGGCTGTTTATTGTCACGAAAATCGGTCCCATTCACTATatttgaacaaattaaaaaaaaaatatataatacaagagaattttattgttttatttcagcTTCGATTTCCGTTCAAAAGagaatgaaatcaaataaaaatcatcGAATCACTTAAGATTTATAGAAAGAAGAAATGCTTATTATTAGAGTTATCATACCTTATTAACTTTCTTCGTGGTATGACCATTGGCTTCTAAATTTTCGATTATCGACTTGCTAACATAACAACACATGAATTACCTAAATAACTACTTACAAATAGTATAATTATAGTAATCAACCTGGCCATTGTAGTAACCATAAAAACTGTCAAATCCTCGGTATGTTGGTGTACATTCCCATTTACAGAAACCAAGATGCCACCTGCAATATATGTCCCAGTTGTAGTCAGTGgaaaacaaatgtaaaagaaCTATTGCAGAAGTGGGAATTGCACCAACAACATAAAcatccgccgcatttttgcgcctgtctcaagtcaggagcctctggcctatgttagtcttgtattattttttattttagtttcttgtgtacaatttggactTAGTATATATacttgttaaggggccagctgaaggacgccttccgGCGCAGGAATTTTTCAATGCATtaaaaacctgttggtgaccttttgctgttgtctgttctatggtcgggttattgtctatttgacacatttcccatttccattctcaatttttattaacAAGTTGTAATGGAGTTAAGCAAATACTATGGTCAACATTAAATCTTTAGAAACCACTGATGAGGTTCATGACTTGGCACAATTTTTATATCTCAGTTAActctccccccttttttttttatcccaatatGCGTACTTATACAAATTTGTATCAGTACAAAAGCGGCACGTAACAATCAAATAATGGTATGACAGATGACAAATACCCATGTGCATATTATCAATTGCAAATGCTCATATTTTCATAAAGAATCTTAAATTACTTTTAAAACCGTCAACATTTGTATGTCCAAGGTGAATTCATCCAAATGAGTCATGAATTTCCCGGAAGACACCAGCTCTTGCAATGCATGAAACAAACATGTAAAGAATTTTAACACAGATACATTAAGATAAATATTAACTTCTTCATACTGTATATTGCTTAATGAGAATTGATGCATATCCTCAAAAACTCTAGACAAAGTGATTCATAACCGTTATCCAAAGATGTATTTTAAGTGCAAACTTAAACTTCTTTCTGACTTTTACAATTTACATGaaagaaaatgacattttgtttaattataattACTATAACTTGGAAATTTTGCTTACTTTCCAAGCATGTGTGTACTATATCCATTTTCTTTGAGTTTTTGTGGCAGTATCACTTTGTCCATGGCGGCACAGGACGGTTGCGCTGGTAACATCGCCAAATGCTACAATAAATGGAATTTGTTTacacatacaagtatttatttacAGATTACTTAAAGGTATATGCAATGAACAAATTCAACGGAAACGAAGGGAATGAGTGTACAAATGCAAGACACAAACTCTTTACAAACATTGACAAAACTAAAGGCAAAGGAACATTGCTTTTATTCTATtctgaatattatatatacattatatacttGATTTAAAGTCATTTCAGCATAACTAACGACCAATTTCGCTATTCGGGATCTTATTTTATAAGAACCGCTAATATTAGGTtctatttgaaaatcaaatagcagttgaagataaaaaaaaaaaaaaaaaaaaaaaaaacaacttcccTTAGACAAAAGGACAAAGATTGTTCATAAATgtttattctttcattttttcaactaatggataaaaaaaagacaagaaaaacGATGAGTGCCGATAAATTGTGCGTGCACAGTgataatataatctttttaattatCTTTGGATATATACCACACAGTTtagttgtacctgtagaaaacttatttcaaacggtaTAGCATATCctatttttacggagatgttgtttaccgatCCGGAAATTTAGATgcaatcctttaaataaacttcttTTTAACGATCAACCTCCCCCTAATCTTCACTATTATTTGATCTTTGAAAATTGCTTTAAATTatgttatattaattttgttgttaaaaaaatgttatttgtatATACTATTTGTATAATTTGTATATTGAACATATGCACATGCATGactctacaatctgtcgatatctGTATCTTCGCATTGCACAATGCAAAGTT from Mytilus galloprovincialis chromosome 2, xbMytGall1.hap1.1, whole genome shotgun sequence encodes:
- the LOC143064816 gene encoding arylsulfatase B-like yields the protein MNMLPTIHIGLLVVTVFVALCDGQHPNIVFIVADDLGWNDLGFRNKHVISPNIDKLAGMGMILDQSYVQPVCTPSRTAFMTGVYPFKVGQQHLAMLPAQPSCAAMDKVILPQKLKENGYSTHMLGKWHLGFCKWECTPTYRGFDSFYGYYNGQVDYYNYTILNGTDFRDNKQPIRPKEYSTFEYAKRADEILRTHNKSQPLFLYYAFQSVHEPIEVPKSYEDKYSWIKNEGRRKYLGMVTALDDAIGNLTESLKQAGLFDNTLIIFTSDNGGWPQFFGNNYPLRGSKISVYEGGTRASAFVSGKGIKNHGTTYKGLMHAVDWMPTILSAAGVKLDSSIDGIDMWDSLQNNNPSKRTEFIYNLDDKTPELTGHAAIRMGDYKLIEGNPGLYHGWYPPPEDESILDTDQFNEIPLVPQLYNLKDDPNEHNNLFWKEREIYKKLNSRMEEYKKDMVPADYPGNDQKSAPSNYGGYWTPGWC